In Kwoniella pini CBS 10737 chromosome 5, complete sequence, the following are encoded in one genomic region:
- a CDS encoding mitotic-spindle organizing protein 1 — protein sequence MSSDEARLQNARETIDSLHDLSQLLNTGLDKNTLSICVGMIEQGANPDTLAAVIKELRRENDQLKAQRAE from the exons ATGTCCTCAGATGAAGCGAGATTACAAAATGCAAGAGAAACTATAGATT CTTTACATGATTTATCTCAACTTTTAAATACCG GTCTCGATAAAAAtacattatcaatttgtgTAGGAATGATAGAACAAGGTGCTAATCCAGATACATTAGCT GCCGTCATCAAAGAATTAAGAAGAGAGAATGACCAATTAAAAGCTCAACGTGCCGAATAA